In Chaetodon trifascialis isolate fChaTrf1 chromosome 4, fChaTrf1.hap1, whole genome shotgun sequence, one DNA window encodes the following:
- the LOC139329954 gene encoding aquaporin-4-like: MTESGGAQERLRRCCFPCQTPYCQFWPQSCCSRDKAMTAFKGIWTQEFWRCVGAEFFAMLLFVLFSLGSTINWGAVEEDPHPPDLLLISLCFGLSIATMVQCFGHISGAHINPAVTAAMVVTRKLTLAKAVFYLLAQCVGAIVGAAILFGVTPASIRGGIGITMVNTSISVGNALVVELFITFQLVFTVFATCDPKRTDLKGSSALAIGLSVCVGHLFAIPYTGASMNPARSFGPAMVTWSWDNHWVYWVGPSLGGSLAAALYEYLFCPNPELKKRYSDAFIKTPFTSTKHRQDSVTAQEPLFTVMDMERAERKDREREVSEEVLSSV, from the exons ATGACGGAGAGCGGCGGGGCTCAGGAACGCCTGAG GAGGTGTTGCTTCCCCTGCCAAACACCATACTGTCAGTTCTGGCCTCAGTCTTGCTGTTCTCGAGACAAAGCCATGACTGCCTTCAAGGGTATCTGGACTCAGGAGTTCTGGCGCTGTGTGGGGGCTGAGTTCTTCGCCATGCTGCTCTTTGTCCTGTTCAGCCTTGGCTCAACCATCAACTGGGGGGCTGTTGAGGAGGATCCCCATCCCCCTGACCTGCTGCTCATCTCACTCTGCTTTGGCCTGAGTATTGCCACCATGGTGCAATGCTTCGGCCACATCAGTGGTGCTCATATCAACCCGGCAGTCACAGCAGCCATGGTGGTGACCAGGAAGCTCACTCTGGCTAAAGCGGTCTTCTACCTGCTGGCCCAGTGTGTAGGAGCCATAGTGGGGGCTGCCATTCTGTTTGGGGTCACCCCAGCCTCTATTAGGGGTGGCATTGGGATCACCATG GTAAATACAAGCATCTCCGTGGGAAATGCGCTTGTTGTCGAACTCTTCATCACCTTTCAGTTGGTCTTCACTGTATTTGCTACCTGTGACCCCAAACGCACCGACCTGAAGGGTTCATCTGCATTGGCTATtggcttgtctgtgtgtgttggtcacCTGTTTGCT ATTCCCTACACTGGAGCCAGTATGAACCCTGCCAGATCCTTTGGCCCAGCCATGGTCACATGGTCCTGGGACAACCACTGG gtgtACTGGGTGGGTCCATCTCTGGGTGGGTCTCTGGCTGCAGCCCTGTATGAATACCTGTTCTGTCCAAATCCTGAGCTGAAGAAACGTTACTCTGACGCCTTCATCAAGACACCCTTCACTTCCACTAAACACCGACAGGACTCAGTCACAGCCCAGGAGCCTCTCTTCACTGTCATGGATAtggagagagctgagaggaaggacagagagagggaggtatCAGAGGAGGTGTTGTCGTCTGTATGA